The Bacillus sp. NEB1478 genome contains the following window.
GGAGTCTGATAAAGTTACCTTTACCCCCTCCCCTTTCACTTTCACATTACCAACTACCATTCTGAGCTTTTTCAAATCTTTCACTAAATTGTAGGAGGCTTTTTCTTGATCCGCAAGTTTAGATTCCTTCACTTCTACGTTTCTTTGGAGCTTTTGGAGATCTGAAGACAGGCTTCTATTGTTTTTTTGCAGTGTTAAGATTTGACTCCTTAGTGAATCTTCCTTTTTCCATTCGTTACTTTGTGTAACTTCGTTTTCCCGGATTTGAGCTCTCTGGTAAGAAAAAGATAATATGAACCCGGTAACTAAAAGAATAAGAGACAAAAAGAGGTGTTTCCCATTAATTTTCCTCATTTGTTTCCTCCGTCACTTCTCGGTTGTAAGGTTCAAATCTTGTGCTTATCCCTAAATAAAACGTTCCTTTTTCTTCTTGTTTAATTTTGCTGATTAATACCGGATAATTAGATAGTCTCTCCGAAAACTTTGCGATTGACGTAATTACTTTATTTCCATCCGTCATAAACAGAGTTAGCTTATCAAGACTTCCGGAATCAGGTGTAAGTTTAATTTCTGAAATTCTATGAATGATTCCTTCAGGAAGTTTTTGCAGCTCCTGTCCCATTGATTCCAATTTTTCGGGATCGTTCCAGCTGACGATTACAGGAGCATTTACTGGTCTTTCATCTTCCTTTAATGGATCTAGCATTCTTCCATTTTGAAGCATCGGATAATATGTATTTTCTTTTTTAAAGTACCCTACCCGCTGATATTCTTTAACATTGATTACAATATGGTTATAGAATTTTTTCTCAACCGAAACTGAACGAATTTCAGCTACAGGTTCAAGCCGCTTTTTAATTTGTTTTTCTGAGACATTTAAAAATTTTGTTGAAGCGGATAGTAAACTTTTATCAAGAATTTCTTTATCTGTCACAAAATAGTTTCCAGAAACTGAAATCTGTTTAACGTGGCTTAGATCAGATTGAAAATATACTACAACCATCAGCAACAGAAAGAAAAAGGACAAGTAAAAAACAAGACGGCGATTTGCTTTTTGTTTGCGGTGTTCTTTAAGCTTCGGAATGCGGTCCTCAATCTTGACGACTTTTACCTTGTCCATCCTCTTCCTCCGTTTTAGTAGTTAATTCGCACAAGAAAAATCAATATTACTTATCTATCAAAT
Protein-coding sequences here:
- a CDS encoding DUF881 domain-containing protein; the protein is MRKINGKHLFLSLILLVTGFILSFSYQRAQIRENEVTQSNEWKKEDSLRSQILTLQKNNRSLSSDLQKLQRNVEVKESKLADQEKASYNLVKDLKKLRMVVGNVKVKGEGVKVTLSDSSYVPEGENPNDYIVHEEHIRSVIDELHISGAEAIAINGQRISHDTYISCVGPVVSVDGNQYPAPFIITAIGDSNALEKSLNLYIVNKIVNDGVEVRVEQESAITMEPFITEEG
- a CDS encoding FtsQ-type POTRA domain-containing protein, with amino-acid sequence MDKVKVVKIEDRIPKLKEHRKQKANRRLVFYLSFFFLLLMVVVYFQSDLSHVKQISVSGNYFVTDKEILDKSLLSASTKFLNVSEKQIKKRLEPVAEIRSVSVEKKFYNHIVINVKEYQRVGYFKKENTYYPMLQNGRMLDPLKEDERPVNAPVIVSWNDPEKLESMGQELQKLPEGIIHRISEIKLTPDSGSLDKLTLFMTDGNKVITSIAKFSERLSNYPVLISKIKQEEKGTFYLGISTRFEPYNREVTEETNEEN